The Teredinibacter sp. KSP-S5-2 genome includes a window with the following:
- a CDS encoding NAD(P)/FAD-dependent oxidoreductase encodes MKIAIVGAGISGLTAAYYLNQKHDITLFEAAEQIGGHTATKKIRYQGETHNIDTGFIVFNDWTYPNFIQLLNEIGVQSQPTSMGFSVKSALTGIEYSGSGFKGIFSQKRNLFRPGFLRMLKDIARFNKEATSELESGTLKEGLTLGEYLTQNRYSDLFISHYLIPMGCAIWSASEKTMLEFPLLFFVRFFRNHGLLSIKNRPQWRVLKGGSHAYLGPLTQAFQDKIQVNAQISGIQRVEGGVLIHRKNALTEKFDQVILACHSDQALALLDNPTKKEKEILGAMLYQDNEVVLHTDTRLLPQRKSAWSSWNYWLTVKDQKQAVLTYNMNILQQLNSKHTFCVTLNATDEINPDTILGQYNYAHPVFTQESVAAANQWETINGMNNTWFCGAYWGNGFHEDGVVSALRVVNQIQPGN; translated from the coding sequence ATGAAAATAGCAATTGTCGGTGCAGGTATCTCCGGGCTCACCGCTGCATATTATTTAAACCAAAAACACGACATAACATTATTTGAAGCGGCAGAACAAATAGGCGGGCATACGGCAACAAAAAAAATACGTTACCAGGGGGAAACACACAACATCGACACCGGGTTTATTGTGTTTAATGATTGGACTTACCCCAACTTTATACAGTTGCTAAACGAGATCGGGGTGCAATCACAACCGACAAGTATGGGCTTTAGCGTAAAAAGTGCCCTCACCGGTATTGAGTACAGTGGCAGCGGTTTTAAAGGTATATTCAGTCAAAAACGCAACCTGTTTCGCCCAGGCTTTTTACGTATGCTGAAAGACATTGCACGTTTTAATAAAGAAGCAACTTCGGAGCTGGAGAGCGGCACATTAAAAGAAGGTCTCACTCTGGGAGAGTATTTGACTCAAAATCGCTACAGTGATTTATTCATTAGTCACTATTTAATCCCCATGGGCTGTGCAATCTGGTCGGCATCCGAGAAAACCATGCTGGAATTTCCGTTACTGTTTTTCGTTCGATTTTTCCGCAATCACGGATTACTTAGCATTAAAAACCGTCCGCAATGGCGAGTATTGAAGGGCGGGTCACACGCATACTTAGGGCCACTTACACAAGCTTTCCAAGACAAGATACAGGTCAACGCACAAATTTCTGGAATACAACGCGTTGAAGGCGGAGTGCTAATACATAGAAAAAATGCGTTAACCGAAAAGTTTGATCAAGTCATACTTGCCTGCCATAGCGACCAGGCTCTGGCATTACTCGATAATCCAACGAAAAAAGAAAAAGAAATACTCGGCGCAATGCTCTATCAGGATAACGAGGTGGTACTGCACACAGATACTCGCTTATTGCCACAGAGAAAAAGCGCCTGGTCCAGCTGGAATTACTGGCTGACGGTAAAAGATCAAAAGCAAGCAGTACTCACCTACAACATGAATATTCTGCAGCAGTTAAATTCTAAACACACATTTTGCGTTACCTTAAACGCAACTGACGAAATCAACCCGGATACAATATTAGGCCAATACAATTACGCCCACCCTGTATTTACACAGGAATCCGTTGCAGCAGCTAACCAATGGGAAACGATTAATGGCATGAATAATACTTGGTTTTGCGGTGCTTACTGGGGCAACGGTTTTCATGAGGATGGAGTTGTCAGCGCCCTTCGGGTAGTCAATCAAATTCAGCCAGGAAATTGA
- a CDS encoding DUF1365 domain-containing protein → MHSAIYNGWLRHRRYHPRKHEFQYDVFMMYIDLQELDQVLSLSPFWSAKKWRPARFCRTDFFGDPNLNIDTAIRQKIEDTTGCYPDGRICMLANFRYFGINMNPITSYYVFDSNDKLQHIVAEVHNTPWNEKQCYVLNCNPEDKKQRIQFDKQMHVSPFNPMDMTYFWQSNTPGKWLNIHIETQRNRMTEMDATLCLAREEISPTSLNRTLTKYPLMTSKVIAAIYWQAMKLYFKKVPIYPHPLRSKNT, encoded by the coding sequence ATGCACAGTGCAATTTATAACGGATGGCTCAGACATAGGCGTTACCACCCCAGGAAACATGAATTTCAATACGACGTGTTTATGATGTATATCGATCTGCAAGAACTGGATCAAGTACTGTCGCTGTCCCCGTTTTGGTCTGCTAAAAAATGGCGACCAGCCCGTTTTTGCAGAACGGATTTTTTTGGCGATCCGAATTTAAATATAGATACCGCGATCAGACAAAAAATTGAAGACACCACCGGCTGCTATCCCGATGGACGAATATGCATGCTGGCCAATTTTCGATACTTTGGTATCAATATGAACCCGATTACCAGCTATTATGTTTTTGATAGTAACGACAAACTCCAGCACATTGTTGCAGAAGTGCACAACACCCCCTGGAATGAAAAACAATGTTATGTTCTTAACTGTAATCCAGAAGATAAAAAGCAGCGTATTCAATTTGACAAACAAATGCATGTATCGCCATTTAACCCGATGGACATGACATATTTCTGGCAGAGCAATACCCCGGGGAAATGGTTGAACATTCATATTGAAACCCAAAGAAATCGGATGACAGAAATGGATGCGACTCTCTGTTTAGCTCGGGAGGAAATCTCTCCCACATCATTAAACAGAACCTTAACCAAGTATCCGTTGATGACCAGTAAAGTGATTGCGGCCATATACTGGCAGGCAATGAAGCTTTACTTTAAAAAGGTGCCAATATATCCACACCCATTGCGCAGTAAAAACACATAG
- a CDS encoding cyclopropane-fatty-acyl-phospholipid synthase family protein, with the protein MTVISTLNKKLEQDRPGSKMTGLFKEKLFQHLSKLRYGKLTIEEKGNVYTFGNPHHEGELCAHIYVNHDTAYRDFLLGGSVGGAEAYITGHWSTPNLLDVVRLMSRNIDVLNQLDGSRSIKQKVTDTLYRLYTRNSTVRAKENITAHYDLSNEFFSLFLDPSMMYSSAIFTENKQPLEEAAVHKLDVICQKLQLSDEDHLVEIGTGWGGMAIHAAKNYGCKVTTTTISDKQYRYAKQRVTEEGLEKQIQVVKQDYRQLTGKYDKLVSIEMIEAVGHEYYKAYFSVCNRLLRDNGLALIQAITVPDNRYQQAKNNVDFIKRYIFPGGCLPSHSALAESIQQYTDMSLIHMEEIGLDYAKTLGIWRQKFINHITEVKALGFDDTFIRMWDYYLNYCQGGFLERVIGTGQFLYAKPKWHSN; encoded by the coding sequence ATGACAGTGATTTCAACATTAAATAAAAAGCTGGAACAAGATCGCCCTGGCAGCAAAATGACAGGGCTATTTAAAGAAAAACTTTTCCAGCATCTAAGCAAGCTTCGTTACGGCAAACTAACCATCGAGGAAAAGGGTAACGTATATACTTTTGGCAACCCCCATCACGAAGGTGAGCTCTGTGCACATATTTATGTCAATCACGACACCGCGTACAGGGATTTTCTACTCGGCGGCTCAGTAGGAGGCGCAGAGGCCTATATCACAGGCCATTGGTCAACCCCAAATCTTCTCGATGTGGTTCGCTTGATGAGCCGAAACATAGACGTACTAAACCAACTTGATGGCTCGCGGTCGATTAAACAAAAGGTAACCGATACGCTCTACCGCCTTTACACTCGAAACTCAACTGTTCGAGCGAAAGAAAATATTACTGCCCACTATGACTTAAGCAATGAGTTCTTCAGTTTGTTTCTCGATCCAAGCATGATGTACTCGTCTGCCATATTTACGGAAAACAAGCAGCCCTTAGAAGAAGCTGCGGTGCACAAACTGGACGTAATCTGTCAAAAATTACAACTCTCAGATGAAGATCACTTAGTTGAGATAGGTACAGGCTGGGGTGGCATGGCCATTCACGCGGCAAAAAACTACGGTTGCAAAGTAACGACCACAACGATTTCTGACAAGCAGTACCGTTATGCTAAGCAACGGGTAACGGAGGAAGGGCTGGAAAAACAAATCCAGGTTGTTAAGCAGGATTACCGGCAACTCACCGGAAAGTATGACAAGCTTGTTTCTATTGAAATGATTGAGGCTGTGGGCCACGAATACTACAAAGCGTATTTCTCTGTATGCAATCGTCTGTTACGAGATAATGGGTTAGCGCTTATTCAAGCCATTACCGTTCCAGACAACCGCTACCAGCAGGCAAAGAATAACGTGGATTTCATTAAACGCTATATATTTCCCGGTGGTTGCCTGCCCAGCCATTCGGCCTTGGCGGAAAGCATTCAGCAATATACCGATATGTCTTTGATTCACATGGAAGAAATCGGCCTGGATTACGCCAAAACACTTGGCATCTGGCGTCAGAAATTTATCAACCACATTACAGAGGTAAAAGCGTTAGGTTTTGATGACACATTTATACGCATGTGGGATTACTACTTAAATTACTGTCAAGGTGGCTTTCTCGAACGCGTGATAGGCACCGGGCAGTTTTTGTATGCCAAACCAAAATGGCACTCGAATTAA
- a CDS encoding PAS domain-containing protein, producing the protein MDTSDDNYLKNEILDSKSKLPILKILQNGMNGGFTYQDLKSPEQMWISEQFWQSLGYSDKTKQPSTAERNNVIYAEDLSNYQKNCNLNQLPCLEDPYIVRCKHFDGSTCWLECNDFLVSDDDNQPHRLLTIYNNITKLKQLKAEHDNVAERFELVAQGASVGIWDWYDSSSDDAYWTPKFYELLGYENNELHASLSGFLSLLHPEDHEEVMKAVNEHIKTGIPYDIKYRLKTKSGKYKWFRASAASSLDAVGSPRRMVGTIQDINDLKLNQDKLEKAITQLKSSNNDLEQFAYVASHDLQEPIRVISSYVQLINRRYRNTFDSDGEEFLAFIVDACKRMQTLINDLLDFSRLGRGTPEKKQVNLNEIVTNIQSFLANKIEETHAVIKVDALPTVIASPSQMERLFQNLIGNSLKYVKEGVPPEVRIGVEETAQSWQIFINDNGIGIDPKYFDKIFVIFQRLHAIDEYSGTGVGLAVCKRIVDSHGGEIWVDSAPGEGTTFTFTLPKKNQPSIV; encoded by the coding sequence ATGGACACATCAGACGATAACTACCTGAAGAATGAAATTCTGGATTCAAAATCCAAACTGCCTATTTTAAAAATCCTACAGAACGGGATGAACGGCGGTTTTACCTATCAGGATCTGAAATCGCCCGAGCAAATGTGGATCAGTGAGCAATTTTGGCAATCACTGGGCTACAGCGATAAAACCAAACAGCCCAGTACTGCAGAACGCAACAACGTAATCTACGCAGAAGATCTATCCAATTACCAAAAAAATTGTAACCTCAACCAGCTACCTTGCCTTGAGGATCCCTATATCGTTCGGTGTAAACACTTTGATGGCAGTACATGTTGGCTGGAGTGTAATGACTTTCTTGTTTCCGACGACGACAATCAACCTCACCGACTGCTCACAATTTATAACAATATTACTAAACTAAAACAGCTCAAAGCCGAACACGACAATGTGGCTGAGCGATTTGAGCTTGTAGCGCAAGGAGCCAGTGTTGGTATATGGGACTGGTATGACTCCAGTTCCGATGATGCTTATTGGACACCCAAGTTTTATGAACTCCTTGGTTACGAAAATAATGAGCTACATGCCAGTCTCTCCGGTTTTTTATCGTTACTCCACCCGGAAGACCATGAAGAGGTAATGAAAGCCGTTAATGAGCATATAAAAACCGGTATTCCTTATGACATAAAATACCGACTAAAAACAAAATCAGGGAAATACAAATGGTTTCGCGCATCCGCAGCATCTTCGCTTGACGCCGTTGGTTCACCACGACGCATGGTCGGCACCATTCAGGATATTAATGATTTAAAACTGAATCAGGATAAACTGGAAAAAGCCATCACCCAGTTAAAAAGCTCGAACAATGACCTTGAACAATTTGCCTATGTCGCCTCCCATGACCTTCAGGAACCGATTCGGGTTATTTCAAGTTATGTGCAATTAATAAACCGACGCTACCGCAATACCTTTGATAGTGATGGTGAAGAGTTTCTTGCCTTTATCGTCGATGCCTGTAAACGCATGCAAACCCTCATTAATGACTTGTTGGATTTTTCCCGGTTGGGACGTGGTACGCCTGAGAAGAAACAGGTTAACCTGAATGAAATTGTCACCAACATTCAATCATTTCTGGCAAATAAAATTGAAGAAACCCATGCGGTAATTAAAGTTGACGCCTTGCCAACTGTGATAGCCAGTCCAAGCCAAATGGAGAGACTATTTCAGAATTTGATAGGAAACAGCCTGAAGTATGTCAAAGAAGGCGTTCCACCAGAAGTGCGCATAGGCGTTGAAGAAACAGCTCAAAGCTGGCAAATATTTATTAATGACAATGGTATCGGTATCGATCCCAAGTACTTCGACAAAATATTTGTGATTTTCCAACGATTACATGCCATAGACGAATACAGCGGCACAGGTGTGGGGCTGGCCGTCTGTAAGCGGATTGTGGATTCTCATGGAGGAGAGATCTGGGTGGACTCCGCACCGGGAGAAGGCACAACATTCACATTTACACTTCCCAAAAAAAACCAACCTTCCATTGTCTAA
- a CDS encoding response regulator gives MNLVNKSCIDILLVEDNPADARLTIEALKDGKLSNYKQLHHVTDGEQALQYLFNEEPFTDAIRPDLILLDINMPKLNGIEVLKKIRSTPNLSGIPVVMLTTSRSEEDVIKSYNLHANCYVSKPVDFSSFIEVVSSIEDFWFSVVRLPHSMVNS, from the coding sequence GTGAATTTAGTTAATAAGTCGTGTATTGATATTCTATTGGTCGAAGATAATCCGGCCGATGCCAGGTTAACCATTGAAGCGTTAAAGGATGGCAAACTTTCCAACTACAAGCAACTGCATCATGTTACCGATGGCGAACAGGCCCTGCAGTATTTATTCAATGAAGAACCCTTCACCGATGCCATTCGCCCAGATTTAATACTGCTCGACATTAACATGCCCAAATTAAATGGGATTGAAGTGCTTAAAAAAATACGTTCGACTCCGAATTTAAGCGGTATCCCCGTGGTCATGCTTACCACATCGCGCTCGGAAGAAGATGTAATCAAATCGTATAATCTACACGCGAACTGCTACGTATCCAAACCAGTTGATTTTTCCAGCTTCATTGAAGTCGTCAGCAGTATTGAAGATTTCTGGTTTTCGGTGGTTCGTTTACCCCACAGCATGGTTAATAGTTAG
- a CDS encoding GGDEF domain-containing response regulator has translation METYSNSSSIRVLHVEDNLAYARLVKESIKDFSTSRILLWHCTKLADAYTLLEKERMDVVLLDLSLPDSLGLSSVETLHNRFPEVALIVLTGTRHEELGIQALQLGAQDYLVKDNCGGDMLVKSIFYACERQRIDTKIRDQALTDGLTGLPNRAHFMGYLKNALSRASRLHSNITLLYLDFDGFKQINDTFGHLEGDTFLIEAANRIKSCIRQSDFCARLGGDEFAIVADASEFDFEFSIPLADKVLAAMRETFYTRGGIELAVSCSVGCAIYQGRNNHIGIDRFIQSADEAMYRAKYDGGDCYCLYDEHFAKESLRSSKMLIQLRSALKKTQFHLEFQPIINTQTGVISAVETLLRWTDNEGNIVPPTEFIPYLEKNQMIRTVGEWVLKEACTQFKAQFGNLKRIPQLTINVSPLQLKDPTFIRCVADCLEDAGFDSSWLVLEITENVLLNDIDQMMSALNELVDMGVLIAIDDFGTGYSSMKYLMDIPAEILKIDRTFVEDLSSSKSHQLITKGMIRLAHALGKSVVVEGVETKDVARALTLMGADFLQGFYFSHPVSLDGLKDTLTINHAVG, from the coding sequence ATGGAAACCTACAGTAATAGTAGCTCGATTCGAGTGTTGCATGTTGAAGATAATTTGGCTTATGCAAGATTGGTAAAAGAATCAATTAAGGATTTTTCTACTTCCAGGATACTTCTGTGGCACTGTACCAAGTTAGCCGATGCCTATACCTTACTTGAAAAGGAGAGAATGGATGTTGTTCTTCTTGATTTATCTTTACCTGACTCGCTAGGCTTAAGCAGCGTTGAAACCTTACACAATCGTTTTCCTGAAGTGGCGCTTATTGTTCTTACCGGCACCCGACATGAAGAATTGGGTATCCAGGCTTTGCAACTTGGCGCACAGGATTATCTGGTCAAAGATAACTGTGGCGGCGATATGCTGGTTAAATCAATTTTTTACGCCTGTGAACGTCAAAGAATTGATACTAAAATTCGCGATCAGGCATTAACGGATGGTTTAACTGGTTTGCCAAATCGTGCCCATTTTATGGGGTATTTAAAAAATGCACTTTCCAGAGCCAGTCGACTGCATAGTAATATCACCTTGTTATATCTGGATTTCGACGGTTTTAAACAAATAAACGACACCTTTGGGCATCTGGAAGGCGATACGTTTTTAATTGAAGCGGCCAACAGGATTAAGTCCTGTATTCGTCAGTCAGACTTCTGTGCTCGTCTGGGTGGAGATGAATTTGCCATTGTTGCCGATGCTTCAGAATTTGATTTTGAATTTTCGATACCGCTGGCCGATAAAGTTCTCGCTGCTATGAGAGAAACTTTCTATACCCGTGGTGGAATAGAGCTTGCCGTAAGTTGCAGTGTTGGTTGTGCGATATATCAAGGGCGAAATAATCACATCGGCATTGATCGTTTTATTCAAAGTGCTGATGAAGCCATGTATCGAGCTAAATACGATGGTGGTGACTGTTATTGTTTATACGATGAGCACTTTGCCAAAGAATCGTTGCGCAGTTCGAAAATGCTTATACAGTTGCGTTCAGCATTAAAGAAAACCCAGTTTCATCTTGAGTTTCAACCCATTATTAATACACAAACGGGCGTAATTTCCGCAGTGGAAACATTACTCCGTTGGACCGATAACGAAGGCAATATCGTGCCACCAACAGAATTTATACCGTATCTGGAAAAGAATCAGATGATTCGTACCGTTGGTGAATGGGTGTTGAAAGAGGCATGCACGCAATTTAAAGCACAATTTGGCAACCTGAAACGGATTCCGCAATTAACCATTAATGTTTCCCCCTTGCAATTAAAAGACCCAACGTTTATTCGTTGTGTGGCGGATTGCCTTGAAGATGCGGGTTTTGATTCTTCCTGGTTAGTGCTGGAAATTACAGAAAATGTTTTGCTGAACGACATAGACCAAATGATGTCGGCGTTGAATGAGTTGGTTGATATGGGGGTTCTTATTGCAATCGATGACTTTGGCACCGGCTATAGCAGTATGAAGTACCTAATGGATATTCCTGCGGAAATATTGAAAATTGATCGAACGTTTGTTGAGGATCTGTCTTCCAGTAAATCTCACCAGTTGATAACCAAAGGCATGATCCGCCTGGCTCATGCTTTGGGTAAAAGTGTGGTTGTGGAAGGGGTTGAAACAAAAGATGTTGCTCGTGCCCTGACGTTAATGGGGGCCGATTTTCTACAAGGTTTTTATTTTTCCCACCCAGTCTCTCTCGATGGTCTGAAAGACACCCTAACTATTAACCATGCTGTGGGGTAA